The Prunus persica cultivar Lovell chromosome G7, Prunus_persica_NCBIv2, whole genome shotgun sequence genome has a segment encoding these proteins:
- the LOC18771711 gene encoding secoisolariciresinol dehydrogenase, whose translation MAFSSVLSAVTRRLEGKVALITGGASGIGECTAKIFAQHGAKIVIADVQDDLGHSVRESMGPTDCTFVHCDVTDEAQIKNAVHKAVATYGKLDIMFNNAGIVDDNKARIIDNEKADFERILSVNVTGVFLGIKHAAQVMIPARAGSIISTASISSYVGGAASHAYCCSKHAVNGLTKNAAVELGQFGIRVNCLSPYALVTPLARKFVGLEDEEMENTMSALANLKGVTLKAVDVANAALYLASDEARYISGHNLLIDGAFSIVNPGFHMFQYPPEP comes from the exons ATGGCATTCTCCTCAGTACTCTCTGCAGTCACAAGAAG GCTTGAGGGAAAGGTGGCTCTGATAACTGGAGGAGCAAGTGGCATTGGAGAATGCACAGCGAAAATCTTTGCTCAGCATGGGGCCAAAATCGTCATTGCAGATGTCCAAGATGATCTGGGCCATTCAGTCCGGGAATCCATGGGCCCAACAGACTGCACATTCGTCCACTGTGATGTGACAGACGAAgcccaaataaaaaatgcagTGCACAAAGCTGTTGCTACATATGGGAAGCTAGACATCATGTTCAACAATGCAGGCATAGTTGATGACAACAAGGCACGCATAATCGACAATGAAAAGGCCGATTTCGAGCGCATACTTAGCGTCAACGTCACCGGAGTTTTCCTCGGGATAAAGCATGCTGCGCAGGTCATGATCCCGGCACGAGCGGGCAGCATTATTTCAACTGCTAGCATAAGTTCATATGTTGGTGGTGCAGCCTCACATGCCTATTGTTGCTCAAAGCATGCCGTGAATGGCCTGACTAAAAATGCAGCTGTTGAGCTAGGCCAGTTCGGGATCAGAGTGAACTGCTTGTCgccctatgcgctcgtgacgcCTTTGGCTAGGAAATTTGTTGGGCTTGAGGATGAGGAGATGGAGAATACGATGAGCGCATTGGCTAACTTGAAGGGTGTGACACTTAAGGCAGTAGATGTGGCAAATGCAGCTCTTTATTTGGCAAGTGATGAAGCTAGGTACATAAGCGGGCATAATCTTTTAATAGATGGGGCTTTCAGCATAGTTAATCCTGGCTTCCACATGTTTCAATACCCCCCAGAGCCTTGA